Genomic DNA from Manihot esculenta cultivar AM560-2 chromosome 15, M.esculenta_v8, whole genome shotgun sequence:
CTAGTTTCCTCTCTTATTTCTCTTATTGGCAGCATCAAGGGTTGGTTATTGCCTCTGGTTGGTGTTTCTTGGAGTTTGCGTTTGCCTTATCTCTTCATGTCATCAAACAAGTAGGAATagcctaaaattttatttagaccACTGGTAATAGAAATCAGTTTCTACAAGCAGATAGGATTATATGGAAGCATAAAATCAGCCATTTGTACTTTTGTTGGACACTTGCCATGAAATCTTGCATCAAGTCCTTGTGAAGCCAACAGTCAGGTTACAAGGTAGGATTTCAAGATTTGCAAATAAGATTGTATTTATATTCAATCAGTGCCTTGAATCTCCTgttgctttttttttaaattttttgtgtgTTCTGAAGAGTGTGATCATGTTTTGTTCTCCTATTCAACAAGttgtttttgaaaaatataaagcCTTTATAATATGTTTAGTTATCAAACATAATCAGATATGGTGTATGTATCGAGTTAAAGTGGTGAACACAATTGATGTGATTACTTTATACTACTTGTCTCCTAAAAACTTTGGTAGGAGTTTAGTATAATTAGCACTAGTTGGTAtgattttcaaaataataaccAAGGCAGGTGGGCTAGAAATCAAACTTATGCCTGTTCTCATAACCCTCTAACAGCTGCATCTGCTCATGttccaattgaattgaaatGAGGACCGGAGGACAGTTTGTTTTTGTTACACCAATTAGAAGATGGAAGCAATTTTTTGATAGGAGATCAAGTACATAATATACTTCAATTCTAGCTCTTGAATAGAATCTGTGCAGGAAGATGATTGCTTGTGATTTTAGGAGTGATTGCTGGCAGCCACTAGAAACTATAAATTTAAGACAGAATGTTGGTTATTGAGCAGGATCCTACTGGTTGTGGTTTATCTTTGGGATTTCTatgttatttaatattaacATAGCATATGTTTGTGGAAAATTTTTCATACAGTAGCTCCTGGAATAAACTGCTCAAAATTTGTGGATGAAAATGAACTTTCAACAGTGTGTTACTTTATTGACTGTTTCTCAGCCTTGCATTTAACAACTTGCAGAAATTGTAGtcatctgttttttttttctcttcttaatTTTGAAGTTAAGAAGTGAATATATATGCATTCTCTCATGGATAAATTTGTGGATGACATAGAATCTAATCTTCTCGGCATATGTTAGACCAGTAAAGGATAGGTGAAGATGCTCCAAATGTTAGTTCAACCTCAGGGGCATACTATGTCTGCATTTGTGATTCAGTGACTCTATTTATTTCtcgttcttctttctttctttttcccccctatttatattatttgctATAAGCCCCACTGTTCTTGATCAGGGGGACAACCCCTCTAATTATTGACAAAGTCAAATTACACTTCTTTGTGCTGATCAGCACCACAAAAGCACTGTCACCCAAAAATTATTGGTGGCATTTCTGTCACATTATCCGAACTTGGCAGAAAATGTTGAAGAAAAAAATGTTCTCTTCTGCCCAGTGTTAGACAACATGGTGTCTAGTGTTGCTGAATGTTTCTCATTTAAACATGAACTTCTATATCTGATATTCGTTAGCCATTTTCTTTCTGATGGTAATGTATTTCTAATAGTTATTATACTTGTGCATCGTAATCACATTGAAAGTCGGACTCCTCTACAGGTCATACATTTATGTGGTGTTAATGAATCGAGCATTACTTGATTTTGATAACCAGGATAATGGAAAGCATTCATTAATTAGAAAGAATTATGTGAGACATAGTTTTAACATCTTTGTAGCAGCCAGGGACCATGTCTCATCATTCCATCTCAACAACAAGATAGAGTTAAGCTGAGTGAGACCCActacttctttttctttcttttccttaatATCAAGGACCATATTTTGTCATAGCATCCTTTTTATTCTCTCATTTGCTTCATATTTCAACATccttttgatttatttattttgtctaCCAGGAAGCTTGGTGGAGTTAAACTGCACAATGAAGAGTAAATCTCCCCCCTTCATCAACTCTTTTGAATCTCAATATTCAGAACTCCATTTCACCCTCTTGATCTCTGAGTTGCTGTCAACCAAGTGTAAGTTATGGCTCAGGATAAGTAGTTTAGACTTTAGTGTCCTGGAATATGTGTCTATTAACTGTAGATGAGATGTTGAGATATAAAATGAGCTTTCTTTGGAGTGTCCTTCCCCAAAACATTTTATAATCTGAGCATCAATATGATTAGATTTGACTAGATGACCCGTAATATTAGCAATCTACTTTTGGAGATATGTCAtcaaccttttcttttcttcccaGGGTGGTTGGAGATCTCAGAAAAAACAGTATATTTTCATTTGTTGGCTTATGATGAGCTGGAAATCAAATCAATCATAGTCTTGTTTTTGGTTGATGTTGTATAGTTTCATAAAAGAGCATGGATTTACGTCCACTTGCAGAGCAGCAGTAGGGAATTTTTGTACAcacccacaaaaaaaaaaaaagttaagttCTTTAACCTGGGGTTAAAGTGCTCTGCTATCTTTCTTGGGGGGCTACCCTCTGTTGCTTGGTTAAAGCTTCAAGGGATGCCAAGAGGGTGCACGTGCAGGGCATTACAAGTGGCTGTCACGGGATTCATAGGGATTGGAGCAAGGGTAATTAACATGTTAACTTCCTAGTTTAGTGTCTGGATCCTTGATTAAGCAGAAAAAATGGGCTTTCAGGgcaatttgtttatttttctttttcttaccaTGGAAATAAAATGCAGACGTCAGTGCTCTGCTTTGATGGTTTTAATCCCATATTTTCCTCATAAACTCATTATAGCCACAAATCTAGACTTCCATTTCTTTGTTAGGAATGAAAAGGAGGGGCTTTTTTCTAAAAGAAAAACGAAgtctttcctttccttttggTGTTCTGGCATCAATGGGTAACATCTGTAAACTTGAATGTTTTGAGCTAGTTTGAACAATTTAGTTGATTATGTTTTGGTTTGGAAGGGTCATTAGAATTTAACCTACGTGAGAAAGGGGAATGTCCTAGCCAAGTATTTATGCAAGTGGTTGCGTCACAAAAGCCTATGTGTAGCAATCCCACATCTAGTGGAAAATGTGATTTGTAAAGGATTTATATAACCACTCCaacaatttttaaataatttagattaatttgCAAATTTTTTAGGTATTcagaaaaattaatcaataaaatagtcttaactttttatctttttaatttcttttttacaaggGAATTTTACTATGTGGTTCTTGCTTTAGGTTTTGGTATTCCTATAAAGTATCAATCTTTAAACTTTTTTTCCCATAATAATAAGACCAAAGAAGCTTCAGCTTCAAGTCATTGATTTTACACAATCTCCAtattttgttttatatttttgtgcATTAGATGGCTTCACAGTAGAAAAtacttttctaataaaaaaattaaatcatttttggAGTTTAACAATCTATTTATACTATTATTTTTTCGGATTTTAAGAATCTATGTatactattatatatatatatatcctttatttttaaaattattattaaaaaataaaaataaattattttcttaagaaATAtccttttgaaaaatattttttacatggaatatttttcaatatatttttttctaaaattttttttaaataaataaaaatttaattttttactatattatGCGCTTGTGTAtgcaattcttttttttttttttttataaaaaaaactagattttatcaataaatttttattcatttttatttaaaaaagaatttatttattgaaatcaatttaaatgtaatagaattcaattagattttttatattagataaattaataataaaatttaaattaatttaatttatacatcattcttattatttttaaattaaatataaatatttattcttataaataataatatttttatcacatttaatataaaattattattaatatttttgtaatatttaacatatgaatttacataatatttgatgattaaaaatataaaaattattttttaattaataaaataatatattattaatgtaTTAAGTATTAGTAgtcactattaaattaaaataatttttataaaaaataattattaattaaaaataagaaataaatttaaaattaaaataaataataaataaaaaaaagaaaataaaaagagttttCAAGAATTAATTAAGTAATGTTGATGTAGATAATCTTAAGTGAAACTATTGTTTAcaaaattctaataattttgataaaaaatatttttaattcaaaatcaattctaAAAAATTCATGAGAATTGGATTCGTATATTATTAGTTTTACCGaacacaaaaatttaaaaaaaaattaatttttttaaaatttaatattccaaacaaagaatatataaaatttcaaagtATGCGTTGAAGTGTAGATTAAAGCAGCATTTAAAAACCATCGTGAATAAACGAATGTGTCTCCCACAAAAATAGCCGTGGCCGACCATAAAACATGCGGTGAAGAAACGGAAAATGGACCGGAGTCGGATTCCAATATTCAAAGTGAAAGAGACAGAGGCAATACCAAACTAGAAAACAACATACATCATCGAGAAAGGCGAAAAATGTAAACGATAGATGCAAAGAAAGCGAAAAAATTTCTACAATCGAGTCCGCTAACCACTCTTCGAGAGAAAAACATTGTTGAGATTTGCGGTCGCCTAAGCCAAGGAAGGAAACTGCCCTGATTCTTCAAAAAACAACGCTGGGGAAGAGGTGTAATCCTTCCATGACTCATTCCCGCCTAAGATGCTTTAGCTTTATGAACCACCGTGTAACAACCAGTGAAACACATTTAAGAAGCTCTGAATAAAAACACAAGAAACCAATATATACGATTGAGCTTCCtcaccataataataataataacttagCTAAATCAaaccatttaatttattttatttcattataatttGGTAGGACTAACAAAAGAATATTAGCGATGTAAACCTCAATGTTGAAGTATGATTGGTAttatgaatttctttttttttttttaaaaaaaaaaagaacaaatgATTGATGGGTTTAATCCAAAACAATTGATTGTGAATTAGGAAGAGTTGAACAAAATTTCTTAGTGAGGTCTAAGCatcaaaataatgaaaatatcaAGAAGATGAAATAAAAACTTGTAATTCAAAAGCTTCATCGTCAATCCCTAAAATCAAAATCAACTTTATCCACATGGGTATCCATTGGTTTGTTGTTAGATCATAGGGTTCCACCATAACCCATTTCATTTCCACTCTCCCCATCAACAACTTTTCTTCTCCACTATCAAAGAAAAGGTTTTGCATATAATATAAGCTTCATACCATATATCAATCAGCTTAATCATTAGTAAATTAAAcatatatatcaaaatttactgctattaaaacaattaatattaCAGAATCTCTGGCATAAGTCTTACCCAGCAAAAGGAGTATTGTCCCTACAAATAATTCAAGTTTCAACCTCTCTTCTCTATGAACAAAGTGAAAAAGCAAGTAAAAGCCCTTTTAAGTGCCTCAAATTGGACAGAGCCCCACCTTTCTTTTGCAAGCCCCTAATAAAGACTAGGGGAACAAaacaactctctctctctctctctctgtctctctctctctctctctcagccTCACTAAACAATTTATTCTTCTGGAAATAGCAAAAAGTGGAATGGAATAAAATGTTTTTGATCTAAACCAGGTCCAGATTGCAGGCTCTCTAAAACAGAAAAATTTAACTTACCCAGAAAACAGAGGAAGcatagaaggaaaaaaaaagaacagaGCAAGAGGGACAGAGAAAGAGATGGGAGGGGTGACATCGTCCATGGCGGCGAAATTTGCTTTCTTTCCACCAAACCCACCTTCATACAAACTAATAACAGATGACCTCACTGGTCTCTTGCTTTTGAGTCCCTTCCCTCACCGTGAAAATGTTGAAATCTTGAAATTGCCCACTAGGAAAGGTACTGAGATAGTGGCAATGTACATAAGGCATCCTATGGCCACCTCTACTCTTCTTTACTCTCATGGGAACGCTGCCGATCTGGGGCAGATGTATGAACTCTTCATCGAATTGAGCATCCACCTGAGGGTTAATCTCATGGGGTACTATAGCTGTTACTTTTTTACTATCTTTGCTACTATATTTGAAGTGTTGTGGCGTCTGGTTTGGGAAACTTTCTGAGCTTTTATGCGGCTTTTGTGATGATGTTTTTGTAGTTTTTGGTATCTAGCTTTTTTGTgctttttatgatttatttgaGGAATTAAGGTGGGTTTCTTCTGGGTTTAGTTTGCAAGAAACTGGGAAATACTTAATGCTTACTTAGCttggaatttttctttttcagctGGGATTCCTTCAAATTAACTGAAAGCGTATATTTGGTCAATTTTGTTGATTTGTTGAAGTATGATTATATGTAGCAACAACGTTTTACTTTATAGGAATTCGTGGACAAACGATATAATTCAAGATTGTCGGAAGATCGTTCTCATTAAAAGAACGTTTAGCATGATGATGATGGTATGAGCTTTAATTGTTCAACTAAGGCTTAATTTTAACTTTCCTCGAGGTCTCACCAATGTGAAAAACTTGTAGGTTCTTGGCATATCCCAGAAAGTGATGTTGTGGTTTATGTCGAATACTGTTGTGATATGAATTACTCTCTTGCATTGGGAAGAAACCATagctataaataaatttaatgaacTGAGGATCTTAACTGATATCTGAAGAAGAAAGCTAAAAagcccaaaaaaaaaaggaaacaatTGACAGGCTTTCACCCATGTTGTTCGTTACTCAAGTCGTAAATATGCTAGTATCTTAAGCTATATCGTTCCCTTGCCATAGTGATATCTGGTGTTAATTGTCCAAAAGTTtgaattgtttttatttatttatcatatcTGAAGATGCACTATTCTATCCATattgttgaaataaaaaaaacttgtgAACAGTTTCTGTTAATGCATCTTTGTAATCAGAAACGTATTCATAGTTCGCATGCACAACCTTTTGCAGGTATGACTATTCCGGGTATGGGCAATCATCTGGGAAGGTTTGCTGGTCTAAACTCCTTAGTAGTTAatatgcctttttttttttgtgtgtgtgtgtgcatatCTTTTATGAATTATCTGCACACTCCAACCCTCCCCCACCCCACAAGTGCAATACATATATATTTGTATATAgtaaactttcatgaattgtaTGGCATTAGTGGGAGGAAAATACAAGTTTATCTGAATCCATGTTCATGTATGGCAGCCAAGTGAGCAGAATACATATGCAGATATTGAAGCTGCATACAAGTGTCTAGAAGAAAGTTATGGCACCAAGCAAGAAGACATTATCCTTTATGGACAATCAGTTGGAAGTGGCCCCACCTTAGATCTTGCTGCTCGGCTGCCTCAGTTACGAGCTGTTGTTCTGCATAGTCCCATACTCTCGGGTTTAAGAGTCATGTATCCTGTCAAGCGTACATACTGGTTTGACATTTATAAGGTAATTTTTTGAAGTATGTTCTATTGTTTCATCTGATTTAAATGATGAGTATTTTTAGTTTTAACAAAATGAAGttcttgtttttgttttttggcAGAATATTGACAAAATCCCACTAGTTAACTGTCCTATTCTTATCATTCACGTAAGTATGCCACTGCAACACATTGGATCATctaagctctctctctctctctcttccagTCAGTtgctatttttatattttgtatcTCACACCTTTGGACCTTTGAGTCAATATACAATGAGCTTACAAGTTCTTATTTGCCTCCTTCACTTGCTTGCCCCTTTTGCATTTAGATACCCATATTCTACAACGAAATATGAAATGCATTCTATTCTGGTCAAAACCTTTAACAATTTTGAAACTGCCCAAGGATTGAGAAACTATCAAGTATCCCAGGCAGTGAACTCAAGCTCTGGCACTTGAAAGTTTTAGTTCCTCTAGGCATGTTTGTT
This window encodes:
- the LOC110601751 gene encoding alpha/beta hydrolase domain-containing protein 17B isoform X1, which codes for MGGVTSSMAAKFAFFPPNPPSYKLITDDLTGLLLLSPFPHRENVEILKLPTRKGTEIVAMYIRHPMATSTLLYSHGNAADLGQMYELFIELSIHLRVNLMGYDYSGYGQSSGKPSEQNTYADIEAAYKCLEESYGTKQEDIILYGQSVGSGPTLDLAARLPQLRAVVLHSPILSGLRVMYPVKRTYWFDIYKNIDKIPLVNCPILIIHGTSDEVVDCSHGKQLWELCKEKYEPLWLKGGNHCDLEHFPEYIRHLKKFISTVEKSPSQRYSSRRSTDQFEQARKSTDVFEVSRKSTDRREKPRHSTDRPEKLKGQSNHAEKLEKLKNQSNNADKLEKLRISFDQMERSRRSVDCLEKSRKSIDHQLERARKSVDRLDRIRTG
- the LOC110601751 gene encoding alpha/beta hydrolase domain-containing protein 17C isoform X2; its protein translation is MGGVTSSMAAKFAFFPPNPPSYKLITDDLTGLLLLSPFPHRENVEILKLPTRKGTEIVAMYIRHPMATSTLLYSHGNAADLGQMYELFIELSIHLRVNLMGYDYSGYGQSSGKPSEQNTYADIEAAYKCLEESYGTKQEDIILYGQSVGSGPTLDLAARLPQLRAVVLHSPILSGLRVMYPVKRTYWFDIYKNIDKIPLVNCPILIIHMKWSIAPMVSNSGNFVKKNMNHYGLKEGTTAI